A single genomic interval of Flavobacterium sp. N2820 harbors:
- a CDS encoding response regulator produces MKKIEIIALIDDDPAFVFITEKIIEKTNHFKEVKVFDNGLYALNYLKENLNNDTHLPNIIFLDLSMPVMDGWQFLDEYALLEIKNKSKITVYICSSSISPYDITRAKSISDVTDFIIKPITKEKLTEIVSAF; encoded by the coding sequence ATGAAGAAAATTGAAATTATTGCCCTAATTGATGATGACCCTGCTTTTGTATTCATAACAGAAAAAATTATAGAAAAAACAAACCATTTTAAAGAAGTTAAGGTTTTTGATAATGGATTATATGCTTTGAACTATTTAAAAGAAAATTTAAATAACGATACACATTTGCCTAATATTATTTTCCTAGATTTATCAATGCCTGTTATGGATGGTTGGCAGTTTCTAGATGAGTACGCTTTATTAGAAATTAAAAACAAAAGTAAAATAACGGTCTACATTTGTTCGTCTTCTATATCACCATATGATATTACACGTGCCAAAAGTATTAGTGACGTAACAGATTTTATTATTAAACCAATAACAAAAGAGAAGTTAACAGAAATTGTTAGTGCGTTTTAA
- a CDS encoding PAS domain-containing sensor histidine kinase: MIKKETEEDELLKKIKEISDYKYALDESSILAITDQKGIIHHVNDNFCRISKYSREELLGKDHRIINSGYHPKSYIKSLWTTIARGKIWKGELKNRAKDGSAYWVDTTIVPFLNEDGKPYQYVAIRSDITERKRGEEELLKKIKEISDYKYALDESSIVAITNQKGIITHVNDNFCKISKYSREELIGKDHRIINSSHHPKEFIKDLWTTIANGKVWKGELKNKAKDGSAYWVDTTIVPFLNERGKPYQYVAIRSDISERKRGEERIAKILLDIEQQNTQLVDFCNIVSHNLRSPLINISMLIEFLETCDEEEERTKILSKLKPVVNHLNTIFDELVESLQIKQDSEIDLTPVDLKKTLDTILMVFETQINQYSANVKIDLEETIVTYSQKYADSILTNLVSNALKYKSPNRLLTLDVKTYYDDKGLVLSVADNGLGIDLNRHKNSMFKIRKVFHVHPDSRGFGLFITKTQVDAMGGEIWVDSLPDVGSTFYIRLNSNTI; the protein is encoded by the coding sequence ATGATTAAAAAAGAAACTGAGGAAGACGAGCTTCTTAAGAAGATTAAAGAAATTTCCGATTACAAATATGCATTAGATGAATCATCAATACTTGCAATTACAGATCAGAAAGGAATAATTCATCATGTAAACGATAACTTTTGCAGGATATCAAAGTATTCACGTGAAGAACTTTTAGGAAAAGATCATCGCATTATCAATTCTGGGTATCATCCGAAATCATATATTAAAAGCCTTTGGACAACTATTGCACGTGGTAAAATTTGGAAAGGAGAACTTAAAAATAGAGCAAAAGATGGGTCGGCCTATTGGGTAGATACTACGATTGTTCCTTTTTTAAATGAAGATGGAAAACCTTATCAATACGTAGCCATTCGTTCCGATATTACGGAGCGTAAACGAGGCGAAGAAGAGTTGCTTAAAAAGATTAAAGAAATTTCCGATTACAAATATGCTTTAGACGAATCTTCCATAGTTGCTATTACAAATCAAAAAGGAATTATAACCCACGTAAATGATAATTTTTGCAAAATATCTAAGTATAGTCGCGAAGAATTAATAGGAAAAGATCATCGTATTATTAATTCATCTCATCATCCTAAAGAGTTTATTAAAGATTTGTGGACTACTATTGCTAATGGCAAAGTGTGGAAAGGTGAACTTAAAAACAAAGCAAAAGATGGGTCTGCTTATTGGGTTGATACTACCATAGTTCCCTTTTTAAATGAACGAGGTAAGCCTTATCAATATGTAGCCATTCGTTCCGATATTTCTGAACGAAAAAGAGGAGAAGAAAGAATTGCTAAAATATTACTAGATATTGAACAACAAAACACACAATTGGTTGACTTTTGTAATATTGTTTCTCATAATCTTAGATCGCCATTAATTAATATCTCTATGTTAATTGAATTTTTGGAAACCTGTGATGAGGAAGAAGAAAGAACTAAAATACTAAGTAAATTAAAACCTGTTGTAAATCATTTGAACACTATTTTTGACGAATTAGTAGAATCATTACAAATCAAACAAGATTCGGAAATTGATTTAACACCTGTTGACTTGAAGAAAACCCTTGATACTATTTTAATGGTTTTTGAGACACAAATTAATCAATATAGCGCCAATGTAAAAATTGATTTAGAAGAAACAATTGTAACATATTCTCAAAAATATGCCGACAGTATTTTAACGAATTTAGTAAGTAATGCATTAAAATATAAATCACCTAACCGATTGCTTACTTTGGATGTGAAAACCTACTACGACGATAAAGGTTTGGTTTTATCTGTTGCAGATAATGGTTTAGGAATTGATTTAAACAGACACAAAAATAGTATGTTTAAAATTCGTAAAGTATTTCATGTGCATCCTGATTCTCGTGGTTTTGGATTATTTATAACAAAAACCCAAGTAGATGCAATGGGTGGTGAAATATGGGTTGATAGCCTACCCGATGTAGGAAGTACCTTTTATATTAGATTAAACTCCAACACAATATGA
- a CDS encoding DUF6686 family protein has product MCCNYSILKQTPNGMLIFLKGCGNYQLTFNNLNFSLSEDELIAFKKYLKQINIEYWEKEYERSIYKKKIPIPTLQSNFIILVNRFELYELLLLLNIDNTNEMLSYNDLKNGIFWN; this is encoded by the coding sequence ATGTGTTGCAATTATTCCATTTTAAAACAAACCCCAAACGGCATGCTGATTTTCTTGAAAGGTTGTGGCAATTACCAATTAACCTTCAATAACCTCAACTTTAGCCTTTCTGAAGACGAATTAATTGCTTTTAAAAAGTATTTAAAACAAATTAATATTGAGTATTGGGAAAAGGAATACGAACGCTCCATTTACAAAAAGAAAATCCCTATTCCAACGTTGCAAAGCAATTTTATTATTCTAGTGAACCGCTTTGAATTGTATGAGTTGCTCTTACTCCTCAACATCGACAACACCAACGAAATGTTAAGTTACAACGATTTAAAAAATGGAATATTTTGGAATTGA
- a CDS encoding PepSY-associated TM helix domain-containing protein: protein MQKSSFKKGIRKLHLWLGLSTGLIVFIISITGAIYVFQEEITNSLRKDAIYHHESNIANKQPLSLKVLEQKVDAFTNEKYPIHWVTVPIDKSRSYIFYYYERNPEGWNFYEEYVVYKSVYVNPFTGEVRGVYDETTDFFNIIKSIHFSFMLNTEWGTYVCGIPTLIFVSMLISGIILWWPKNKNARKQRFAFKWKNVKSWKRKNYDLHNVLGFYVSSLAFVVAFTGLFYAFFFIQAILYFVFSGGSTTYPDFSHIQTKAPIEIRNEHTLDKIGKKVEELYPDAFQYSLDYGYEHLDDHEHPNYDVFVKQLSYSYHVNHSLIFDENSGELLHQHSHNDKNLGEKAVAANYDIHIGAIFGIWTKILALIISLVCASLPVTGFFIWWGKRNKK, encoded by the coding sequence ATGCAAAAATCAAGTTTCAAAAAAGGCATTCGAAAACTACATCTTTGGTTAGGTTTATCAACCGGTTTAATCGTTTTTATCATTTCGATTACGGGTGCAATTTATGTGTTTCAGGAAGAAATAACCAATTCCCTTCGAAAAGATGCTATTTATCATCACGAATCGAATATCGCCAACAAACAACCGCTTTCGCTTAAAGTTTTAGAGCAAAAAGTAGATGCATTTACCAATGAAAAATATCCGATTCACTGGGTAACTGTTCCTATTGATAAAAGCCGAAGCTACATTTTCTATTACTACGAAAGAAATCCGGAAGGTTGGAACTTTTACGAAGAATATGTTGTTTACAAATCGGTTTATGTAAATCCGTTTACGGGCGAAGTTCGTGGCGTTTATGATGAAACGACAGATTTTTTCAATATCATCAAATCGATTCACTTCAGTTTTATGTTGAATACCGAATGGGGAACGTATGTGTGCGGGATTCCAACATTGATTTTTGTTTCCATGCTGATTTCGGGCATTATTTTGTGGTGGCCAAAAAACAAAAACGCCAGAAAACAACGCTTTGCTTTCAAATGGAAAAATGTAAAAAGTTGGAAACGCAAAAATTATGACTTACATAATGTTTTAGGGTTTTATGTTTCGTCATTAGCTTTTGTGGTTGCCTTTACGGGATTATTTTATGCGTTTTTCTTCATTCAAGCGATTTTATACTTCGTATTTTCGGGCGGAAGCACAACGTATCCTGATTTTTCCCACATTCAAACCAAAGCGCCTATCGAAATACGAAACGAACATACGTTGGATAAAATTGGCAAAAAAGTCGAAGAATTATATCCTGATGCGTTTCAATACAGTTTGGATTATGGATACGAACATTTAGACGACCACGAACATCCGAATTATGATGTGTTTGTGAAACAACTCTCCTACTCGTATCATGTGAATCACAGTTTGATTTTTGATGAAAACTCAGGCGAATTATTGCACCAACATTCGCACAATGATAAAAATTTAGGCGAAAAAGCAGTCGCTGCGAATTACGATATTCACATTGGTGCAATTTTTGGCATTTGGACAAAGATTTTAGCGTTGATTATTAGTTTAGTTTGTGCGTCATTACCGGTTACAGGATTCTTTATTTGGTGGGGAAAACGAAATAAAAAATAA
- a CDS encoding monothiol bacilliredoxin BrxC family protein, whose amino-acid sequence MRFNFIADELHVIHQSPQIIVLKNKEVVYRVSHHSIQPEEIAKWL is encoded by the coding sequence GTGCGTTTTAATTTTATTGCCGATGAACTGCATGTAATACACCAATCGCCACAAATTATCGTATTGAAAAATAAAGAAGTCGTTTATCGTGTTTCACATCATAGCATTCAACCTGAAGAGATTGCGAAGTGGTTGTAG